A stretch of the Glycine soja cultivar W05 chromosome 13, ASM419377v2, whole genome shotgun sequence genome encodes the following:
- the LOC114381411 gene encoding uncharacterized protein LOC114381411: protein MGCRSFSYNSLFPSLIRVAKSHWLPLSQRSKVVYDSGSSVLQNCCNSGSLVNFQALRSYARDARKGYNLFGRGRPGDEEFKKTWANEMDEDNTLWTGSEDDNDEDMGPKTDLDKEIRKARLEAKKHADLIDADDSDELRSVWSGSDEEKTLWTGDEMDSDDDIPTEAYPSESSDKYIDKLFEFDEMPKYRTISEMLKAEQEPEELTPGKQARKIAVENALKKLKKGPDGRYSNVWEVMSDLDILIGAFENVVSGPEYAELRQGGPKHLNIQFFKDIQARMRDPNYKFSPELKLKPKSKLVSRKKWQKAESRRRKARKR from the exons ATGGGATGTAGGTCATTCTCCTACAATAGTCTCTTTCCATCTCTTATAAGGGTTGCAAAGTCACATTGGCTACCACTCTCTCAAAG GTCAAAAGTGGTTTATGATTCAGGCTCAAGCGTACTACAAAATTGTTGCAACAGTGGTTCCCTGGTGAATTTTCAAG CTTTGAGATCATATGCACGTGATGCACGCAAAGGCTATAATCTCTTTGGCCGTGGAAGACCAGGGGATGAAGAGTTCAAGAAAACCTGGGCAAACGAAATGGATGAAGATAACACTCTATGGACTGGAAGTGAGGATGATAACGATGAAGACATGGGTCCAAAGACGGATCTTGATAAGGAGATAAGGAAAGCAAGACTGGAAGCTAAAAAGCATGCAGACTTGATTGATGCTGATGACAGCGATGAGTTAAGAAGTGTCTGGTCTGGCAGTGACGAGGAGAAGACACTGTGGACTGGTGATGAAATGGATAGTGATGATGATATTCCTACAGAAGCTTACCCAAGTGAAAGTAGTGACAAGTACATAGATAAATTGTTTGAGTTTGATGAAATGCCGAAATACAGAACCATCTCTGAGATGTTGAAAGCTGAACAAGAACCCGAGGAGTTGACTCCAGGAAAGCAAGCTAGGAAGATAGCTGTTGAGAATGCtttgaagaaattaaagaagGGTCCAGATGGGAGGTATAGCAATGTGTGGGAGGTTATGAGTGACTTAGATATTCTAATTGGGGCATTTGAAAATGTTGTTTCAGGACCAGAATATGCAGAACTTAGACAAGGAGGGCCTAAACATCTAAATATTCAGTTTTTTAAGGACATACAAGCACGTATGAGAGATCCAAATTACAAGTTCTCACCTGAGTTAAAATTGAAACCAAAGAGTAAACTGGTTTCTAGAAAGAAATGGCAAAAAGCAGAGTCCAGAAGAAGGAAAGCACGAAAGAGATAA
- the LOC114381659 gene encoding rust resistance kinase Lr10-like, giving the protein MHRALVYGFEISWMRFACEEEDCGDHGSCYFDFDKQKPRCVVCSAFPWEKGKKCGILEQLQMAAEFTSDIVLISWACKFLFGVPLIIAFVIYKWRKRHLSMYESIENYLEQNNLMPIRYSYKEIKKMGGGFKDKLGEGGYGHVFKGKLRSGPSVATKILGKLKGNGQDFINEVATIGRIHHQNVVQLIGFCVEGSKRALLYEFMPNGSLDKFIFSKDGSKHLSYDKIYNISIGVARGISYLHHGCEMQILHFDIKPHNILLDENFIPKISDFGLAKLYPIDNSIVTMTGVRGTIGYMAPELFYKNIGGISYKADVYSFGMLLMEMASKMKNLNPYAERSSQLYYPFWIYNHLVEEKDIETEDVTEEEKKITKKMIIVALWCIQLKPNDRPSMNKVVEMLEGDIENLEIPPKPTLYPHETTIRDQRTPNNIE; this is encoded by the exons ATGCATAGGGCTCTAGTCTATGGATTCGAGATTTCATGGATGCGTTTCGCCTGTGAGGAGGAGGATTGTGGAGACCATGGTTCCTGCTATTTTGACTTTGACAAGCAGAAGCCTCGTTGCGTGGTTTGTTCTGCCTTCCCTTGGGAAAAGGGAAAGaagtgtg GGATACTGGAACAACTACAAATGGCTGCAGAAT TTACATCCGACATTGTTCTTATATCATGGGCATGCAAATTTTTGTTTGGGGTGCCGCTGATTATTGCGTTTGTCATTTACAAATGGCGAAAAAGACATTTATCCATGTATGAAAGTATTGAAAACTATCTAGAACAAAACAACTTGATGCCTATTAGATACTCATACAAGGAAATTAAGAAGATGGGTGGGGGTTTCAAAGACAAGTTGGGCGAAGGAGGATATGGACATGTGTTCAAGGGAAAGTTGCGTAGTGGGCCTAGTGTGGCAACTAAAATATTGGGTAAATTAAAAGGTAATGGACAAGATTTTATCAATGAAGTTGCAACTATTGGAAGAATACATCATCAAAATGTAGTACAATTAATTGGATTTTGTGTTGAGGGATCAAAACGTGCTTTGCTTTATGAATTTATGCCCAATGGATCTCtcgataaatttattttttctaaagatGGAAGTAAGCATCTAAGCTatgacaaaatatataatatatcaattGGAGTTGCTCGTGGGATTTCTTATCTCCACCATGGGTGTGAGATGCAGATTTTGCATTTTGATATCAAGCCCCACAACATCTTACTAGATGAAAATTTTATCCCAAAAATCTCTGACTTTGGATTGGCAAAGCTATATCCAATAGATAATAGCATTGTCACAATGACTGGAGTAAGAGGGACAATTGGGTACATGGCTCcagaattattttataaaaatattggaggaaTATCCTATAAGGCTGATGTTTATAGTTTTGGAATGCTTTTGATGGAGATGGCAAGTAAAATGAAAAACCTAAATCCTTATGCAGAGCGTTCAAGCCAACTATACTATCCTTTTTGGATTTATAATCATCTTGTAGAAGAGAAAGATATAGAAACGGAAGATGTCACAgaggaggaaaagaaaataacaaagaagatGATCATAGTTGCACTATGGTGCATACAATTGAAACCAAATGATCGCCCATCGATGAACAAGGTAGTGGAAATGCTTGAAGGAGACATTGAGAACCTAGAAATACCCCCAAAGCCTACTCTATATCCACATGAAACGACGATAAGGGATCAAAGAACACCAAACAATATCGAATGA